From a region of the Mauremys mutica isolate MM-2020 ecotype Southern chromosome 12, ASM2049712v1, whole genome shotgun sequence genome:
- the LOC123346933 gene encoding olfactory receptor 11A1-like, producing the protein MANPEQGNQTVLTEFILLGFGNLPELQIHLFFLFLIIYIVTVAGNVLIMVLVVADQQLHTPMYFFLGNLSCLETCYTSTILPRMLASLLTGDRTISVSGCLTQYYFFGFLAVAECCLLAVMSYDRYLAICKPLHYEALMNGRSCLLLAVGTWISSSLAADITIFLMQQLTFCGPNEIDHFFCDFIPVIKLSCSDTRMMELITTMLAAICTLPPFLLTLATYVCIITTILRMPSTTGWQKAFSTCSSHLIVVSIFYGTIMIVYMLPKTDTLRDLNKVFSVFYTVMTPMVNPLIYSLRNREVKEALRKVVTKYSAVKRIQTVLS; encoded by the coding sequence ATGGCAAACCCAGAGCAAGGGAATCAAACAGTTCTCACAGAATTCATCCTGCTAGGATTTGGGAATCTTCCTGAGCTACAAATTCATCTCTTCTTCCTGTTTCTTATCATCTACATCGTGACTGTGGCTGGTAACGTCCTCATCATGGTGCTGGTTGTGGCTGATCAGCaacttcacacccccatgtacttcttcctggggaatttgtcctgcttggagacctgctacacctccactatcctgcccaggatgctggccagtctcctgactggggacagaaccatttcCGTTAGCGGCTGCCTCACACAATATTATTTCTTTGGGTTCCTGGCAGTTGCAGAGTGTTGTCTCCTGGCAGTGATGTcctatgatcggtatttagcgatatgcAAACCTCTGCATTATGAAGCCCTTATGAATGGCAGGTCCTGCCTCCTGCTAGCAGTTGGCACTTGGATAAGTAGTTCTCTGGCTGCTGACATAACAATATTTTTAATGCAACAATTAACTTTCTGTGGCCctaatgaaattgaccatttcttctgtgacttCATCCCAGTAATaaaactctcctgcagtgacacacGTATGATGGAGCTTATCACTACCATGCTGGCTGCTATATGCACTCTCCCACCATTTCTATTAACGCTGGCAACATACGTCTGTATCATCACCACCATCCTGCGAATGCCCTCCACCACTGGgtggcaaaaggccttttccacctgctcctctcacctcatcgTGGTGTCAATTTTCTATGGGACCATAATGATTGTCTACATGCTACCCAAAACTGATACACTGAGAGACCTGAACAAAGTGTTCTCCGTCTTCTACACAGTCATGACTCCCATGGTCAACCCTCTCATATACAGCCTGAGGAACAGAGAGGTCAAAGAGGCCCTGAGAAAAGTTGTCACTAAATATTCTGCTGTCAAAAGGATTCAGACTGTCCTGTCATAG